Genomic segment of Aliarcobacter trophiarum LMG 25534:
TAATTCAAGAAAATTTAACTATTAAACATAATTTTCAATGTGAGCCTATATAGATTTATTATATATCAAAATTGATAATAAGTTCTATTTTGTTACAAATTAAAAATTTAAGAATAAAAAATAATCTAAAAATTATATTCTAGTAATTTATATTGTAAAATGTAAATAAATGTAAGTTTATAAATATTTTAGAATGATAATTATGTAAGAATATTATTATCATAGGATAAAAGCAGATTTGATAGAGGAAGAATTGAGTTCATTAAGAATGGAATCGAATAAAAATTATGAATTTATTGGTACTTATGATGAAGTTCTTAAAAGAACTGAAAATAGTTTAAGATATTTACTATTAGGAAATGGATTTAGTGTAGCATACGATAAAAATAAATTTTCATTTAAAAATTTATTCGATTATGCTAAGAAAAATGTAATAAGTCATAATTCTCCTATAATGAAACACTTTGAAGAATTACAAAGTTATGATTTTGAAATCATAATTAAATATTTAGAAAATGCATTATTAGTTTTAAAAAATTATCCAAAAGAAAATCAAAGTAATGAAATTTTAAATAATATAAAACAAGATATTAATTCTTTAAAAGAATATTTAGTAATGGCTATAACTAAATTACACCCAGAATTTTTTTATGATATAAAAAAAGCTGAATATATAAAATGTATAGATTTTATAAAAGAATTTAATGGAATATTTACATTGAATTATGATTTATTGTTGAATTGGGTTATTTTAGAATATTTGGATAATAATAAATTACAAAATAATAGATTAATTGTAGATGATGGTTTTAGAGGAAGAAATAAATTGATTTATAACCATATTAATAGATTTATTTATTTTAGACAAACTATTTTTTATTTACATGGAGCATTACATTTGTTTTTTGATGGAATAGATGTTATTAAAAATTATTACGATGAAAACCAAAAAGCTACATTACTTGAACAAACTAAATTTAATATACAGATAGATAATTATCCAATTTTTGTATCTGAAGGAGATGCTAAAAAAAAGTTAATGAAAATTAAAAATAATTTATATTTAAATTTAGGATTACAAAAGTTTAAATGTCCTAATTTTTCAGATGGTAGAAATTTGAGATATATACTGAATCAAGAATATTTTAAAAACAGAAGTTTAGTTATATTTGGAACAATTCTTGATAAAGATGAACATATAGTAGATGCTATTGTCAAAGGTAGATATAAAAATATTTATATTGGAATACGTAATAAGAATAAAATATATAGTTGTAATCATATTATTTCAAAGTTAAAAGATACTGATAAAAATTTATTTTTTTACGATTTTACAACTGTAAATGTTTGGAGATAAAATCGTGAGAACTATGATGAAAGAAGGAAACTTTGGAACAGTTGCTATTGATGGTGGATATTTAGAAATTTTATATAATAAAAAAATAATAAAAAAGGTAAAAGTTCCTGTTCCAAATTATCAAGCTGAAAAAAATAGAGATAGTGTAGTTGAAAATGATGATGGTTTCAGTGATAAATATGGAAATGAATATTCAGTTTATGTATATTCTAGTATGTATGGTATAGATTATACAATTGAATTAATTCATTCAAAGGATGAATTAAAAGCAGAAGAATTTATTGATAGTATAATTGTTAAATTTAATGATGGTGAAGAATATTTAAATAATAAAAGAAATCCAAATTGGAATATATTTGAACTTATTTTAGTATTAGATTTTTATCATAATAATTATCCAAATATTCCATCTAAAAATAGTTATGAAATAAAAGAACTTAGTTCTAAATTGAGAAAGTATAATGAGTTAATTGGAATAAAAATAACTACCTCTCTTCGTAATGAAAATAGTGTAATTATGAAATTAGAAAATTTTAGAGCTTTAGATTCTAGAGAAGAAGGGGAAGGTTTAAGAAATATTTCAAATCTTGATAAAAAAGTTTGGAATGAGTTTTTTGGAAATATTGATAAATTAAAGATTATGGCAGAATTTATTAGTAAAGCAATTGAAAGAAAAGATATTGAAATATTAAAAAATACTAATATAGATAATGTTGCTTTTCTTGAAGAATCTAATATTCATAAAATGGAAAATCTTTTTGGGGTAAGCTCTAAACACACAATAAATTATAATAACATTGGTATAAATAACTATAATAATATATTTGATAATCATAAACCTAAATTAAATATTGAAAGTATTACAAGAATATTTGCAAATTATGTTTTAAATTATAAAGCAAGCCATACTAGTACAATAATTGGAATATTTGGTAAATGGGGTAGAGGTAAAACTTTTTTTTACAATTATTTAAAATACAATATTAGACAACAAAAAGAAGATAATAAACAAATCTATTTCTGTAAATTTCAACCATGGAAATATCAGGAACAGAATAGTGCATGGGCTTTTTTATATAAAAATATATTAGATAATTTTCTTAAGCATAAAAAAACAGAAACTTCGAAAAAAATATTAGCATGGGAATTAAAATTAAAAAAAATATTTAATAGAAAATGTTGGATAGATAAATTTATACATTCAATAATTAATTCTATAAGTTTATCTAAACTATGGAAAATATTTTTATTAAATAGTAAAAGAATAGGTGTTAATAACTTATATTTTGGTTTAATTAGTATAGTTTTTATTGGATTAGCTGTATATTCAAGTTTAGTTTTTAAAATTGATTTTTTAGTTTGGGTATTTGGAATATTGAGTGTTCCGGGGTTAATATTCTTGCTTAAATCATATACTTTTTTTATGAAAAGTAAAAATACTGTAAGGATATTAATAAATAATTATTTTAAAACAAAAGATTATTCAGATTATTTAGGCTTTCAAAATGAAATAGAAAGAGAATTAAAATTTCTTATTAATACATATATTGAAAAAGATGAAAAATTAATACTATTTATAGATGATTTAGATAGATGTAATGAAGAGATGATAATTGATATTATGGATAGTTTAAGATTAGTTTTAGAAGATTATGAAATAAATTCAAAGATAACAATTATTGTTGCAATAGATGAAAGAATCTTATTAAAATCTATCAAATATAAATATTTCAAAGAAAATAATGAAATATGTTCAAAAGAATATATAGAAAAATTTTTCTTAGTAGGTGTTAAATTAAATCAATTATTAGATGATGATATTGAAGAGTTAGTTAAATCATATTCAGAAAGTCTTAATATTATAAGTAATTTAAATACAGAAGAAGAAAATACAGACAATGGAAATACAGAGAATGGAAATACAGAGAATGGAAATACAGACAATGGAAATGCAGACAATGGAAATGCAGACAATGGAAATACAGACAATGGAAATACAGACAATGGAAATACAGACAATGGAAATACAGACAATGGAAATACAGACAATGGAAATACAGACAATGGAAATACAGACAATGGAAATATTGAAATCCTTAGTAAAGATGAAATAGTATATATAAATAAATTATTAATAAAAGAGAATATAGACACTCCTAGAAAGATAAATATGATGATACATAGATATTTATTGTTTAAGTCATTCATTTTTAGTCATACTAAATTAAAAAACTATAATTATAAAATATTAATTGAATTAGTTATATATATAAGAAAAGAAGAAGTATTGAATCATTTAATACAACTTTGTTCTGTAGATAAAGAAAAAATCATTATAAAAGATTTAGAAGATAATGAACAAGAGATAGAAAAAGATGATTTAAAAAAATTAATAAATTATGCAGAAATGGTATCTCCATTTTAAAAGGATAATTTTGTTTTATAATATTGAAAATAATAAATTACAAACTAAATATATAGAATATTTAAAACTAACAGGCTCTTTATCAAGACTATTTTCAGATAGTTTAGCACCTTATTTATACTATCGTGCTGCTGAAAATATATTTTGCTTAGGATTTGAAGCAGAAAATTTATCTAGATCTGATATTTCTATTGATGCAAAAAAAGAAAATATTGGCTTTGGATTAAAAACTTTTCTTCATGGCAATGGAAAAACATTTCAAAAAGTTGCTGAGTTTAATGCAATTAGAGATGAATATACAAGTAAATCAGATAAGGAAATTATAGATTTTATTTCTCAAGCTAGAAATAAAAGATTAGATATCTGTTTAGAAGGATATGGAGTTGATAGTTTAATATACCATTGTCTAACTAGAAGTGATAATCTAATATCTATATATGAATTTCCTATGGATAAAGTTCAAATTGATAGTATTAAAAAGATTGTTAGAAGTAAAAATACTATTCAATTTGAAGATGGGATGAATGAGTATTCTTTTAATCTATCAAAAAGTACTTTATATAAAAGATTTATTTGTAAAGATAGCTTAGAAGATATAAAAGTAGATATTTTAGAAAATCCATTTGAATTATTAGCAAATTTAAATAAATCTGAAACATCTATATTAAAAGAAGTTAGTACGTATCCTTTTATATATTTGCCTTTATATGCTCCAAGTTCACAAGATTTAGAACCAGCAATTGCAAGTGGTATAAATCAATGGAATGCAGGTGGACGAGATAGAAATCAAGATGAACTATATATTCCTGTTCCTGCTTGGATACATAAAAAGTTTGAAGGATTTTTTCCTAATAACAATGATGATAAATTTGAATTAGAATTACCAAATGGTAATGTATTAAATGCAAAAATGTGTCAAGCTGGACAAAAAGGACTTATGTCAAATCCTAATAAAGCTTTAGGTAAATGGGTTTTAAGAGATGTATTAAAAGTACCAGTTGGAACTTTAGTTGATAGAAAATACCTTGATATGATAGGTATTGATTCCGCCATTGTGTTCAAATTGAATGATACAAAATATAAAATTGATTTTGCATCTAGTGGAAAATTTGAAGAATTTAAAGAACAATTTATATAAAGGATAAAATATGCCTGAAATAGGTAATAGTTACATAGTTACATTAAAAGAAACTTATATTATGTGGGGTGAATATAGACATACCGATTCTAGAGAAAGAATTATAAATGAAGTGTATTTACCTATTCCTGCTGATAAAGCCAGAGAATTTAATATTTATAATAGCAATAGAACAGGAGCTAATACAGAATATGATGTTATTACTTCTGATAATTTTTTAATTAATGGAAAATTAAAAGCTCAAGGTTCTTCTACAGCAGGATCTGAATATGCAAAAAATTTGTCTGGTTCAGGAAATTTAAGACTTTTAGCTCCTTGGATGAATCATATAGAGGCTAAAGTTGGTGATAAAATTAAAATTGAATGGATAAGTTCTACAAAAATAAAACTTACTAAATTATAGAAGAGTTAAATAAACTTTCTTAACTCTACATCATACTCTTTAATGCAATTATTTGGATTGTATTGAGGAGTTTCGCCTTTTAATAAAAATGCAATTCTCTCTGCAAAATGATAAATTCCAACAGGAGGAACTGCATTTCCTATTTGTCTTCTTACTTCCGTTGTACTTCCTTGAAAATTATAATCATCTGGAAAACTTTGTAATCTAGCTCTTTCTCTATTTGTTAATGGTCTATGTTCTTTGAAGTGATATCCCCAAGTTCCACCACCACCTGATGCAATAACAGTATATGCAGGTTCATCTTCATGTAATCTTCTATAAATATTTGACATTAGACCTTTTATTGCATAAGGAGTATTTTCTACAGCTTTAAAGTTTTTTCCTTGAGGAATATGTTTTAATCTTTCTACTACTTTATCACTTACTTTTAAGTGTTGAGTATGAATACAATTTTTAGGTAAATTTTTAAAAGCTTCTTTTGAAGTAATATGATTATTTTTATGTGTAAATTCTGGAGGAATAAATTCTGTTTTTATATCATTTCTAATACCAATAAAAAGTACTCTTTCTCTTAATTGTGGAACACCAAAATCTGCAAAGTTTACTAAGAAAATTTTTAACTTATAACCATCTAATTCAAATCTTTTTTTAATTATTTTTACTGCTTCACCTTTATTTGCTGATAATATTCCTTTTACATTTTCAGCAATAAAAACTTTTGGTTGAAGTCGTTCTACATACTTTGCAAAACTTTCATAAAGTTGTCCATCTTTATCATTTTTTAATCCTTCTTGCTTTCCCACAACAGAGAATGTAACACAAGGAAAACCACCTAAAAAAACATCATATATTTTAGGTTTATATTTTAAAACTTCTTTTTCTATATTTTCAGTAATATCTTTATGCAGTAATTTTGTATTTTTAAAATATTTTTTATTTTTATCTAATGAATTAATTGCATCTTTATTGTATTCTAAAGCATATTCTGTAGTAAATGGTAATTTAGTAAAATATTTTCCTAGAAAATCAAAATCTCCGTGAAATCCTATGTCTAAACCACCAGCACCTGTAAATGTAGAAAATATTTTAAAATCCAATTATGATACCTTTTTATATTTTTTGTGAATTTTACTATTCCCAAGCTGCGATTTTGCTGAATTAAAATAGTTTATATGTTTTTATTTATAGGAGTTGACAGATCAAATAGATATTTAATTATTAAAATATTTTGATTGCAATCAAGATAAAAATTGTCCTATTTTAGTATACTCCAAGTTTAAAATTATTAAGGAAAACAATGTTTAATTTAAAATCATTATATTTTAGGATGACCATAGTACATTATTTGGGAATAATATTACTTCCATTAAATGCTATTTTATTTACAACTTCAACTATTTCACAAATAGTTCAAATTACAATTACTTTAGCTTTAATTGTGCATGAATTAGATGAGAGAAAAAATGGAAAACTATTATCAAAAGAGTTAGTTAATTTTTTAAAAAATATGGATAATAAAAATGTTAGTTTTAATATAAATACTTCAATGGCAAGTGAATATTCTGAAATAAAAGATGTTATTGATAAAAGAGAAAAAGAGCTTTTACAAAAAGAGAAAGAAGAATCAATTTTAATTGAAGAAGCTAAAATAGTGATGAATCAGCTAAAAAATGGAATTTATTCTCAAACAATCACTTCTATTAGCTCAAATAATTCTCTAGAAGAGTTTAAAAAAAGTGTGAATGAAATGATAGTTGAAACAAGAGAACATTTTTTAAATATCAATTTTATTTTAGAACAATATACAAATTATGATTATAGAGAAAAATTAGAATTAAAAAGAATTTCAAATAGTGGAGAATTTCAACATTTAGTTGAAGCTATTAATAAATTAAAAGATGCTATTACTCAAATGTTAGTTGAAAATAAAATAAATGGTATTGCTCTTCAAAATTCATCTCAAAATTTATTAATAAATGTTGATAAATTAAATTTATCATCAAATGAAGCAGCAAATAGTTTGAAAAATACATCAATAGTATTAAGTGATATAACTCAAAATGTTGATAAAACTTCAACTCAAACTATTCAAATGTCTAACTTATCAAATGTAATTATTGGATATTCAAAAGATGGATTAAATCTTGCAGAGAAAACAACAACTGCAATGGATGAAATAAATGAGAAAGTAAGTGCAATTAATGAATCAATAACTCTTATTGATCAAATAGCTTTTCAAACAAATATTTTGAGTTTAAATGCAGCAGTTGAAGCTGCAACAGCTGGAGAAGCTGGGCGTGGTTTTGCTGTTGTTGCACAAGAAGTGCGAAATCTTGCAAATAGAAGTACTCAAGCTGCTTATGAGATAAAAAAACTTGTTGAATCAGCAAATATAAAAGCAAATGATGGAAAAACTATTGCAAATGAAATGATAGAAGGTTATACAGTTTTAAATACAAATATTGATAAAACAATTAAATTAATAAGTAGTGTAGCAAATATCTCAAAAGAGCAACAAGTTGGAATTGTTCAAATAAATAGTGCAATAAATATTTTAGAACAACAAGTAAGATTAAACGCTGAAGTTTCATCTCAAGCAAATAATATAGCAATAAAAACTTCGAATATTGCAAATACAATAGTAAATACAGCAAATCAAAAAGAGTTTGAAGGTAAAGAAAATATTTAAAGTACATTTTAGCCGTAGTATTTTATCATCAAATTCTATTGGTGATATAAATACATAATGATAAAATAAGTTTCTATTTGATTAGAATAACCTTATTTTTAATAAACATTTATTTTTGAGATAATATATTCAGGTGCTTTATTAGAAATATCAATATATTTTTCAAAAGGTTTTACTATTTTTAGTTGAGAGATATATCGTTCTTTGTTTAAGTCTAATAAAGCTTCCTTTAATATTTTTAAGTCATCTTTAGTTACTTTTTCTAAAGATATTAATTCATTAAATAAATTTTTATTATTCTTTACATAATGCGTTTATATCATCTAGTTTAATTAGCAAATTTTTTTGTAAAGGCTTAAGTATAACATCATTATCATTTATACTCATTTTTTCAGTAAGAAATTGAGGTTTAATGTAGTGATTGTTAAGTATGTAATTTTTTTGAAAATCTTTTTTTGTAGAATCATTTTTACAAATTGAATCTAATTTAGATTTCATTTCTTGCTTTTTTAAATCAGATAGATATTTATTTTTTGATTCTTCTATATCATATAAGTAATAATAACTTGAATCTACTACTGGTACGTAGTATTCTTTCTGATTTTTAATAAGTATTTTAGGGTAACCTGAAAATCTAGTTATATACTCACTTATTACTAGTTCATATCCAGATTTATTATAAAATATAGCATATGGGAAAAAACTAGAAAGAATACTTTGTGCCATAATTATTAAAAATATTGTAGAAAGAAATAAACTAATAAAAGCTGTTATTAATAGAGTAGGTTTAATTATAAATGTAGGTATTTTACTTAATAAATTAGGATGTTTCTTTTTCAAATACCAATTAATTATATAAAATGTTATTAGTTGAAGTGCTGCTAAAATAAATAAATTATTAATTCCTACACCAAAATATAGTAAAAGAGGAACTAATAAAAAAAACATTAATATACTAAAGAATGAAAAAATCATAGATAAGAATAAAATTGAGAATATTTGTAATATTACTAGTATATGAAAATCTGTTACTTTATTAATAGGTATTCCGTATTCTGATAGGGCAAATATAGTGAAAAAAGTAAAACAAATACTAAGAAATCCACTTAAAGGTAAGTTTGTTTTTGAGAAAATAGAAATATATTGTTTTAAACTTATTTTTAGTTTAATATTTTCACATATATTTAAAAAACTTGTATATTCATTATTTTCAATTGTTGTATCAAATAAATAAATAATTATTTTTATATTGTCTTTTTTATTTATGTATTGGTCAAAATTTTTTAAATTGAATCTATCTATTCTTTCATCGCATTGCATTATAACCTTGTTATCAGATATTATAAATGCTGTTATGAATTTTTTATCTTGATTGGGCTCTTTTTTGTAATTTTCAATTTTTTTCTTAATATTTAGAAATTTAATATTATTAGCTTCTTCATAAATAATTTTGTATTTTGAATACTTTAATAATTTAAACTTTAATTTATCATAATTATATATTGTATCTGTATTCATTTTTTCTCTTTTTGTTAAATTTAATTATAAGTCTATCATAAAGAATTAAATTAGTTAAAAAATATAACAAAATGTAATGAAAAATGGTTTTTATTAAATAATCTTTCTATACTTGCATAATAAGATTAAAAATGTATTTATTTATCAATAGTTTTTATATGTCATAAAAATATTTAAATATTAAAACTTAGTATTTTTGATTTTTTGCTTCGCAACAGAAGAAAAACTTAATTATTCTCTTTTCTTTAAATTTTTTCAAACTACTACTTTATTAGTTCTCTAGCTTTTTCTAAGTTTAAGTGTGATTTATTATTTTCTTACTTTACACTGAAAAAATCAAAGTGAGCATATACTCATTCGCTGCACTTATTCCGTTATCCCTCCCTTTTTTTAATTTTTTAAGTTTCAACCAAGAAAAAATAAATTTTTCACACTTAAGAAAAAGCCCGATGAACTAACGAAAGTGAAAAAACATTTTTAAAGAAAAAGAGCTTGAGTTTTTTAATCTTCTTAAAAATCAAAAAAAAGAAGAAAGAAAATCCCTCAAAATCTTCAAAAATGAAAGGCTTTTTAAAATTAAAACCAAAGGATTTACAAATGAATGCACAAATGGAAAAAATGACAATAGAGTTTAATCTTAATCAATTAGTAGAGCTATATAAAAGCAATTTTAATCTAAGACTAGAATTAACTACTAATATTGATAATAAACCTGTTGCAAGACTATATAAAGCTACTCCTAAAGCTAAATATTCACAAGAGAAACAAATATTTGGATTTTACTTTCAGAGTGAAGATAGAAGAGTTGAATTTTTAAGTGATGATTATGGAAAAAGATTTGCAAATAAACAAGCTGATGAGAATTATAAAAAAGATAAAAAAGCAAAAAATGAAAAAGAAGCTTTAGAAGTAAAAGTTGGAGATATTTTTAAAGACTCTTGGGGATATGAACAAACAAATGTAGATTATTATCAAGTTGTAGCAAAGCCATCAAATTGTTTTATTGTTGTTAAAAAAATATCTTCTAAAATAATTAATGAAAGTACTGGTTGCAATATGTCAGCTTATATAAAACCTTTACCAAATGAATTTATAAATGATAAAGAAACAAAATATAAATTAAATGGAAAATCAATAAAAACATCTTCTTTTTCTTGGGCTTATAAAGTTGAAAATATTGAAACTGAAAAAGCTTATTGTAGTTGGTATTACTAATACTAACTACAAACTATTTAGGAGGTGATGAAGTGTAAAAATAAATTTAAAAAAATAGTTATTTAGGTTTTTGTTTTGCCTTTTTGGCATTAACTTTTTTATTTTATGTAAAGGATATAAAATGAAGTTTGGAAAATATTTATTTGAAAGCTTTAAAGAGTTTCAAGAAATTAAAAACGAAGCAATTAAAGTAGGGGCAATAACAGCTGAACAATTTTTTAATTTCTTAGGGTCAAATTATAGTCATAAATTGATTAAAAACTAATTATAAAAAGAGTAGGTAAGATTTTATCTACTCTTAAAAATAATAATATGTAGAGGTAAAAATGCAAAAAGTTTTTCAAGTTAAAAATATTTGTCCGTTCTTTTTATTGAAATTATCTAAAGATGAATTTTATAATTTTTTAGATGAAGAGTATAAAAGAATTTTTGGAATAGAAATAAATATTATTGATATAAAATTAGATTTTATAAAAGACGGTCTAAAAATTAAAATATATAAGTATAGTTAGAAGAAAATTAAATTATTAATTCTCTTCTTTTTTTGGCTCTTCTTCTTTTTGTTTAATCTCAAAAGCTCCATAGTTTTTATTTAATAAATCAATAGAATTATTTAAACTATATTTACTTAATAAATTTTTTAAATCATTTTTGAAATTGTCATCTTCTTTTAATTTATTTAAAATTGTTTCTGTAAATTCCAAATTTATTTTTTTTATATTCTCTTTTTGTTTTAGTTTTGCTTTCTTTAAAGCTTCCTCTATTTTGATTATTTCATCACTTTTTTTAAGTTTCATAAGTTTCCTTTTTTTATTGTTAAAAAATATATAAATGAATTATAAAATATATTATCTTAAAGCAAATTTATCTTTTTAATTATTCTAAAGTTTGTAAATTGTATTATTACTTAATTATATGAATTACAGGAAAGGAAACTATAACACAAAAAGCAGGGCTTTTTATATTATATATTTCCGACCTGTTCTACGAAGTTCTTGGTTAAAATCTTCGATTTTAGATTTTTCTAACGAAAAATATTTTTTAAATATAAAAAATTAGGATAAATATGAGTAAAGATAAATTAAATTTGATTGAATTAAAAATAGGTGATGAGCTATTTTCAGTATTAAAAGAAATAAATTTAAGAACTAAAATACCATTAACAAAAATTGTAATTTCTATTTTAAATGAAAAATTACAAGACATCAAAGAACTAAATTATAATAAAGAATTTATTGAAGATTATAAAAATATAGATAATAATTTAGAAACACAAATTAGATTTAGAATAAATGAAAATGAAAAAATATTTTTAGAAAAACAAATGGAAAAAACTGGTAATAAAAGTTTAACAAGTGAAATAAAATATAGATTAATAAATACTATATATAAAAATAAATATTTCTTACCTATTGAATTAGAAAAATTAAATAATTTGAATACTCAAATTAAGAAAATTGGAGTTAATATAAATCAGATTTTAAAGAAAATAAATTTAAAAAAAGATTTAGAAAATATTGATTATGATAATTTTATAAATAATATAAATGAAGTAAATATAAAGATTCATGAAATAACAAATGAAATAAAAAATACTTTAAAACTTGCTAGTAAAAGAGATTAGGTTTTGGCTAGAAGATTAAAACTTTTTGATGATGAGCTTATAGCAAAAAGAGTATATACAAAAATAGAAAATGCTTCAAAAAGTTCTTATAATTATAAGAAAAAAAACTATAGTACAAATAAAAATGAAAATAATCCAAGAGGTAAAGAAGCAGTTATAAAAATCTCAGGTAACTCTAAAAATCTTGATAGTTTTAAAAGACACATCGAGTATATTACAAGAGATTATGAACTACCTTTATATGATGATGAAGGGAACATTTATGAAGGCAAAGATGAGATAAAAGAGTATATAGAATTATATAATATTGATGGTGCAATTCCTGAATATGAAAATACA
This window contains:
- a CDS encoding DUF4917 family protein, whose product is MIEEELSSLRMESNKNYEFIGTYDEVLKRTENSLRYLLLGNGFSVAYDKNKFSFKNLFDYAKKNVISHNSPIMKHFEELQSYDFEIIIKYLENALLVLKNYPKENQSNEILNNIKQDINSLKEYLVMAITKLHPEFFYDIKKAEYIKCIDFIKEFNGIFTLNYDLLLNWVILEYLDNNKLQNNRLIVDDGFRGRNKLIYNHINRFIYFRQTIFYLHGALHLFFDGIDVIKNYYDENQKATLLEQTKFNIQIDNYPIFVSEGDAKKKLMKIKNNLYLNLGLQKFKCPNFSDGRNLRYILNQEYFKNRSLVIFGTILDKDEHIVDAIVKGRYKNIYIGIRNKNKIYSCNHIISKLKDTDKNLFFYDFTTVNVWR
- a CDS encoding P-loop NTPase fold protein; its protein translation is MMKEGNFGTVAIDGGYLEILYNKKIIKKVKVPVPNYQAEKNRDSVVENDDGFSDKYGNEYSVYVYSSMYGIDYTIELIHSKDELKAEEFIDSIIVKFNDGEEYLNNKRNPNWNIFELILVLDFYHNNYPNIPSKNSYEIKELSSKLRKYNELIGIKITTSLRNENSVIMKLENFRALDSREEGEGLRNISNLDKKVWNEFFGNIDKLKIMAEFISKAIERKDIEILKNTNIDNVAFLEESNIHKMENLFGVSSKHTINYNNIGINNYNNIFDNHKPKLNIESITRIFANYVLNYKASHTSTIIGIFGKWGRGKTFFYNYLKYNIRQQKEDNKQIYFCKFQPWKYQEQNSAWAFLYKNILDNFLKHKKTETSKKILAWELKLKKIFNRKCWIDKFIHSIINSISLSKLWKIFLLNSKRIGVNNLYFGLISIVFIGLAVYSSLVFKIDFLVWVFGILSVPGLIFLLKSYTFFMKSKNTVRILINNYFKTKDYSDYLGFQNEIERELKFLINTYIEKDEKLILFIDDLDRCNEEMIIDIMDSLRLVLEDYEINSKITIIVAIDERILLKSIKYKYFKENNEICSKEYIEKFFLVGVKLNQLLDDDIEELVKSYSESLNIISNLNTEEENTDNGNTENGNTENGNTDNGNADNGNADNGNTDNGNTDNGNTDNGNTDNGNTDNGNTDNGNTDNGNIEILSKDEIVYINKLLIKENIDTPRKINMMIHRYLLFKSFIFSHTKLKNYNYKILIELVIYIRKEEVLNHLIQLCSVDKEKIIIKDLEDNEQEIEKDDLKKLINYAEMVSPF
- a CDS encoding phospholipase D-like domain-containing protein; protein product: MFYNIENNKLQTKYIEYLKLTGSLSRLFSDSLAPYLYYRAAENIFCLGFEAENLSRSDISIDAKKENIGFGLKTFLHGNGKTFQKVAEFNAIRDEYTSKSDKEIIDFISQARNKRLDICLEGYGVDSLIYHCLTRSDNLISIYEFPMDKVQIDSIKKIVRSKNTIQFEDGMNEYSFNLSKSTLYKRFICKDSLEDIKVDILENPFELLANLNKSETSILKEVSTYPFIYLPLYAPSSQDLEPAIASGINQWNAGGRDRNQDELYIPVPAWIHKKFEGFFPNNNDDKFELELPNGNVLNAKMCQAGQKGLMSNPNKALGKWVLRDVLKVPVGTLVDRKYLDMIGIDSAIVFKLNDTKYKIDFASSGKFEEFKEQFI
- a CDS encoding DNA cytosine methyltransferase; the encoded protein is MDFKIFSTFTGAGGLDIGFHGDFDFLGKYFTKLPFTTEYALEYNKDAINSLDKNKKYFKNTKLLHKDITENIEKEVLKYKPKIYDVFLGGFPCVTFSVVGKQEGLKNDKDGQLYESFAKYVERLQPKVFIAENVKGILSANKGEAVKIIKKRFELDGYKLKIFLVNFADFGVPQLRERVLFIGIRNDIKTEFIPPEFTHKNNHITSKEAFKNLPKNCIHTQHLKVSDKVVERLKHIPQGKNFKAVENTPYAIKGLMSNIYRRLHEDEPAYTVIASGGGGTWGYHFKEHRPLTNRERARLQSFPDDYNFQGSTTEVRRQIGNAVPPVGIYHFAERIAFLLKGETPQYNPNNCIKEYDVELRKFI
- a CDS encoding methyl-accepting chemotaxis protein, which encodes MFNLKSLYFRMTIVHYLGIILLPLNAILFTTSTISQIVQITITLALIVHELDERKNGKLLSKELVNFLKNMDNKNVSFNINTSMASEYSEIKDVIDKREKELLQKEKEESILIEEAKIVMNQLKNGIYSQTITSISSNNSLEEFKKSVNEMIVETREHFLNINFILEQYTNYDYREKLELKRISNSGEFQHLVEAINKLKDAITQMLVENKINGIALQNSSQNLLINVDKLNLSSNEAANSLKNTSIVLSDITQNVDKTSTQTIQMSNLSNVIIGYSKDGLNLAEKTTTAMDEINEKVSAINESITLIDQIAFQTNILSLNAAVEAATAGEAGRGFAVVAQEVRNLANRSTQAAYEIKKLVESANIKANDGKTIANEMIEGYTVLNTNIDKTIKLISSVANISKEQQVGIVQINSAINILEQQVRLNAEVSSQANNIAIKTSNIANTIVNTANQKEFEGKENI
- a CDS encoding cation-translocating P-type ATPase, which produces MNTDTIYNYDKLKFKLLKYSKYKIIYEEANNIKFLNIKKKIENYKKEPNQDKKFITAFIISDNKVIMQCDERIDRFNLKNFDQYINKKDNIKIIIYLFDTTIENNEYTSFLNICENIKLKISLKQYISIFSKTNLPLSGFLSICFTFFTIFALSEYGIPINKVTDFHILVILQIFSILFLSMIFSFFSILMFFLLVPLLLYFGVGINNLFILAALQLITFYIINWYLKKKHPNLLSKIPTFIIKPTLLITAFISLFLSTIFLIIMAQSILSSFFPYAIFYNKSGYELVISEYITRFSGYPKILIKNQKEYYVPVVDSSYYYLYDIEESKNKYLSDLKKQEMKSKLDSICKNDSTKKDFQKNYILNNHYIKPQFLTEKMSINDNDVILKPLQKNLLIKLDDINALCKE